The Candidatus Limnocylindrales bacterium genome has a segment encoding these proteins:
- a CDS encoding LysM domain-containing protein codes for MNSLLKLFILAVSIGIGFFNVSVKAQPKSQKDLSEEDYVVKYGDTLRGIAGRYLESPEDWRKLQKENPAIKNPHRIYPGDTLGYSGAWSKKVGEERGFDRLAKPWYGLPIEKPIEVPPFRPPPLIVSSVDEIESAGFLVPERAAELKLKKVATIINSEEGKLGLTFGDLIYVNRGRAQQVKPGDILVAYRIEREVFHPITSQFIGTLIKVLGRVKIDCLEENISCAEIIKTYDYMQQGDELVPASELSIPYAKPPVGDSKTCCLVVDGELQAFILTEKEARIGIAANDIVYLDVGALQGVQPGDQFIIYRKIGEGYPKRALGRLVILSVQENTATALVTESIKMIEVGERVTLKR; via the coding sequence ATGAATTCCTTATTGAAACTGTTCATCCTGGCAGTAAGCATCGGTATAGGTTTTTTTAATGTTTCTGTGAAGGCACAACCAAAATCTCAGAAGGATTTATCTGAAGAAGATTACGTAGTTAAATACGGAGATACGCTTCGAGGCATAGCTGGAAGATATTTGGAGAGCCCGGAAGACTGGAGAAAACTCCAAAAAGAGAATCCGGCTATAAAAAATCCCCATCGTATCTATCCGGGAGATACCTTAGGGTATTCGGGGGCCTGGAGCAAGAAGGTTGGAGAGGAAAGAGGATTTGACAGACTGGCAAAACCCTGGTATGGACTTCCCATCGAGAAACCCATTGAAGTACCCCCTTTTCGACCACCTCCCTTGATCGTATCTTCTGTAGATGAGATTGAATCAGCCGGTTTTTTAGTGCCGGAACGGGCTGCTGAGCTTAAATTAAAAAAGGTGGCTACCATTATCAATTCTGAAGAGGGTAAATTGGGTTTGACATTTGGAGATTTGATTTATGTAAATAGAGGTAGAGCTCAGCAGGTAAAGCCTGGAGATATCTTGGTGGCCTATCGCATAGAAAGGGAGGTATTTCATCCCATAACCTCTCAATTTATAGGAACCCTTATTAAGGTTTTGGGACGCGTTAAAATAGATTGTCTGGAGGAGAATATCTCGTGTGCAGAAATTATTAAAACCTATGATTACATGCAGCAGGGGGATGAGCTGGTTCCTGCTTCAGAGTTATCTATTCCCTATGCAAAACCTCCAGTAGGCGATTCAAAAACTTGCTGCTTGGTGGTAGATGGAGAACTTCAGGCCTTCATATTAACCGAAAAGGAAGCTCGAATCGGAATTGCAGCCAATGATATAGTTTATTTAGATGTAGGAGCCTTGCAGGGCGTTCAACCGGGAGATCAGTTTATCATTTATAGGAAAATAGGTGAAGGCTATCCCAAAAGGGCTTTAGGACGTCTTGTAATCCTTAGCGTACAGGAAAACACGGCAACGGCGTTGGTTACAGAAAGTATCAAAATGATCGAAGTTGGCGAGAGGGTTACCTTGAAACGATAA
- a CDS encoding zf-TFIIB domain-containing protein: MYLCPRCHLSLEEYFYQDILLYKCSPCKAFWFPESRFGQVKNLGFDGLGDPHISPEPGTGNQASEFLLCPQCQINLTRFIYAYSSGIQLHHCKTCKGIWAGQTQLSAISRVLNDYKESLEEAKLKILPLIFKVKENFKEQEVAQLNRLKGARILNKLLSKLGF; the protein is encoded by the coding sequence GTGTATCTTTGTCCTAGGTGTCATCTTTCTTTAGAAGAGTACTTTTATCAGGATATTTTGCTTTATAAGTGCTCTCCCTGTAAAGCTTTCTGGTTTCCAGAATCTCGATTTGGACAGGTTAAAAATCTCGGATTCGATGGACTTGGTGACCCACATATATCTCCTGAACCGGGAACTGGCAACCAAGCGAGTGAATTTCTCTTGTGCCCCCAATGCCAGATTAATTTAACAAGGTTTATCTATGCCTACTCTTCGGGAATTCAGTTACATCATTGTAAAACCTGTAAAGGAATCTGGGCGGGTCAAACTCAATTATCCGCCATCAGTCGGGTTCTCAATGACTACAAGGAATCTCTAGAGGAAGCTAAACTCAAAATACTTCCGTTAATTTTTAAGGTTAAAGAAAACTTTAAAGAACAGGAAGTAGCTCAACTTAATCGTTTGAAAGGAGCCAGAATTCTGAATAAACTTTTATCTAAATTAGGATTTTAA
- the queA gene encoding tRNA preQ1(34) S-adenosylmethionine ribosyltransferase-isomerase QueA, which yields MYLTEFDFDLPPELIAQYPTESREQSRLMVVNRTTGEIRHTKFHHLSEYLTPPDVLVLNDTKVIPARLKGRKRSTGGKVEVLLLRPLERETSETYTWEALIRGHIRIGEILVFGDHQLIGVVKEKDATGKGVVEFQNPGDFRACLDKLGEIPLPPYIKRPEGISALDRERYQTVYAREEGSVAAPTAGLHFSEGLLKKLLEKGIEIVMVTLHVGPGTFRPVQNEVIEEHKIDPEWYTLSEEAAHILTRAREEGRRIIAVGTTTTRLLEFIYLKHGRLVPGSGWADLFIYPGFKFNVIQALITNFHLPRSTLLMLVYAFGGRELMQRAYQEAIQHRYRFYSYGDAMLIV from the coding sequence ATGTATTTAACCGAATTCGATTTTGATCTTCCTCCAGAACTTATTGCTCAATATCCGACCGAGTCTCGGGAACAGTCCCGTTTAATGGTGGTTAACCGAACTACGGGGGAAATCCGCCACACAAAATTCCATCATCTTTCTGAATATTTAACTCCTCCAGACGTTTTGGTTCTCAATGACACCAAGGTCATCCCGGCCCGGCTTAAAGGTCGAAAACGTTCTACGGGAGGTAAAGTAGAAGTGCTGCTCCTGAGGCCTCTGGAAAGGGAGACTTCTGAAACTTATACCTGGGAAGCTCTCATCCGGGGCCATATTCGGATCGGAGAAATACTTGTCTTTGGAGATCATCAACTTATAGGCGTTGTAAAAGAGAAGGATGCCACAGGTAAGGGTGTGGTAGAATTTCAGAATCCAGGAGATTTTAGAGCTTGCCTGGATAAGCTTGGAGAAATACCTCTTCCACCTTATATCAAAAGGCCCGAAGGGATCTCTGCTCTGGATCGGGAGCGTTATCAAACAGTTTATGCCAGGGAAGAGGGTTCTGTGGCGGCTCCTACGGCTGGTCTTCATTTTTCTGAGGGGTTGCTGAAAAAATTATTGGAAAAAGGCATAGAGATCGTCATGGTTACCCTCCATGTAGGACCTGGAACTTTTCGACCTGTCCAAAACGAAGTTATCGAAGAACATAAAATCGATCCCGAATGGTATACCCTTTCCGAAGAAGCTGCCCATATTCTAACCCGGGCAAGGGAGGAAGGGCGACGTATTATAGCCGTTGGAACAACGACCACCCGTCTTCTGGAGTTTATTTATTTGAAACATGGAAGGCTGGTTCCGGGAAGTGGATGGGCAGACCTATTCATCTACCCGGGATTTAAATTCAATGTAATTCAGGCTCTCATAACGAATTTTCACTTGCCCCGATCTACCCTTTTAATGCTGGTCTATGCCTTTGGCGGACGAGAACTTATGCAAAGAGCTTATCAAGAAGCTATTCAGCATCGTTACCGATTTTATAGCTATGGGGACGCCATGTTGATTGTATAA
- a CDS encoding tetratricopeptide repeat protein, producing MIETAEENLRSWNVTPAYKQISQALEKDPQNPQLLALLAKIYFLQGNYAKSLEILEQVNTKTPHDQQIQGFQSFVKTLEELTRSFTQYESAHFILRLDPKIDRILVDYALDTLEKAYEKIGKEFQYFPEEKILVEIYPDADSFNAASSLSKRDIEVSGAIAITKFNKIVMASPWTLLRGYRWMDTLTHEYVHYVIVRTSNNNTPIWLHEGTAKYHEKLWKDIRGDYLTPFSEDLLARALDTNTLIGFQQMEPSLVKLNSQEEVQLAFVEVASAVEYITTTGGSGILPKIMNILKKGVPASVAVSEALGKSYGDFEKGWKEFLKGKNLKKTPGLEGENFKLKGPNPEEEALFEEIQSFQAREQVKRGDDFRRIGRRQAAVLEYQRALRNAPNSPFILNKLALAYMELGDLYKAKEQLEKAVASNPNYVTTYTNLGDIYLAQGDYTRAIQNYWESNQINPFNPAIHKNIGIAYFKLGNLEQAVKEWKNALILDPGDVSIVQLLEQTRASQ from the coding sequence GTGATTGAGACTGCCGAGGAGAATTTAAGGAGTTGGAATGTAACTCCTGCCTACAAGCAGATTTCCCAGGCTCTTGAAAAAGATCCTCAAAACCCTCAACTTCTTGCGCTCCTGGCTAAAATTTACTTCCTTCAAGGAAATTATGCAAAGTCTTTAGAGATCTTGGAGCAAGTCAATACAAAAACCCCCCATGATCAACAAATCCAGGGATTTCAGAGTTTTGTTAAAACTCTAGAGGAACTCACCCGATCTTTTACCCAATACGAAAGTGCCCATTTTATTCTACGATTGGATCCTAAAATAGATCGGATTTTGGTAGATTATGCCCTGGATACTTTAGAAAAAGCCTATGAAAAGATCGGGAAAGAATTTCAATACTTTCCTGAGGAAAAAATTTTGGTGGAAATTTATCCCGATGCAGATAGTTTCAATGCAGCTTCCAGCCTTTCCAAAAGAGACATTGAAGTCTCGGGTGCTATTGCTATTACTAAATTCAACAAAATTGTAATGGCATCCCCCTGGACCTTACTCCGGGGATATCGGTGGATGGATACCTTAACCCATGAATATGTCCACTATGTCATCGTACGGACCAGCAACAATAACACTCCCATCTGGCTACACGAGGGAACCGCCAAGTATCATGAAAAACTCTGGAAAGATATTAGAGGGGATTATCTGACTCCTTTTTCAGAAGATCTTCTGGCCAGGGCTTTGGATACCAATACCCTGATCGGCTTTCAACAAATGGAGCCTTCTCTGGTGAAATTGAATAGTCAGGAAGAGGTTCAATTGGCCTTTGTGGAAGTCGCTTCTGCGGTGGAATATATTACCACGACCGGTGGCTCCGGAATCCTCCCCAAAATCATGAATATCCTCAAAAAAGGTGTTCCGGCTTCCGTTGCCGTAAGCGAAGCCCTGGGAAAGAGCTATGGAGATTTTGAAAAGGGGTGGAAAGAATTTCTCAAAGGTAAAAATTTAAAGAAAACCCCTGGGCTGGAAGGGGAGAATTTTAAACTCAAAGGTCCCAATCCCGAGGAGGAAGCGTTATTCGAGGAAATTCAATCTTTCCAGGCCCGTGAGCAGGTCAAACGCGGAGATGATTTTCGTAGAATCGGGCGGAGACAGGCCGCAGTTCTGGAATATCAAAGGGCGTTACGGAATGCTCCCAACTCACCTTTTATTCTCAACAAGCTGGCTCTAGCCTATATGGAGCTTGGAGATCTGTATAAGGCTAAAGAACAACTTGAAAAGGCCGTGGCCAGTAATCCGAACTATGTCACGACCTATACCAACCTGGGAGATATTTATCTGGCTCAGGGGGATTATACCCGGGCCATACAAAATTACTGGGAATCTAACCAGATCAACCCCTTCAACCCGGCCATCCATAAAAACATAGGTATTGCCTACTTCAAGTTAGGGAATCTAGAGCAGGCTGTCAAGGAATGGAAAAACGCCCTCATTCTGGATCCCGGGGATGTAAGTATTGTACAACTTCTGGAGCAGACCAGGGCTTCTCAATGA
- a CDS encoding macro domain-containing protein — MSLTIRNTTLSVIQGDLTELEVDAIVSAANDKLWMGSGVASAIKTKGGRIIEEEAIAQGPAPVGEAIVTTAGNLPSIYVIHAVGAEQGAKPSRDSLAKCTKNSLLRAEERNLKSIAFPAIGTGVAGFPVEECARIMLGVICDHLKGDTSLEKVIIALFDKGSYMSFSKVLDEIKANL, encoded by the coding sequence ATGAGTTTGACGATCCGTAATACAACCCTTTCTGTTATTCAAGGTGATTTAACCGAATTGGAAGTCGATGCCATTGTAAGCGCGGCTAATGATAAACTTTGGATGGGATCCGGGGTTGCCAGTGCCATCAAGACCAAAGGGGGTCGAATTATCGAAGAAGAGGCTATCGCCCAAGGACCGGCTCCGGTGGGAGAGGCTATTGTCACCACAGCGGGAAATCTTCCTTCTATTTATGTTATTCATGCAGTGGGCGCAGAACAGGGTGCCAAACCCAGTAGGGATAGCCTTGCTAAATGTACAAAAAATAGTCTTCTTAGGGCCGAAGAAAGGAATCTGAAAAGTATTGCTTTTCCGGCTATAGGAACCGGAGTTGCAGGTTTTCCAGTAGAAGAATGCGCCCGCATCATGCTGGGAGTTATTTGCGATCACCTTAAAGGAGATACCTCCCTTGAAAAGGTGATCATAGCTCTCTTTGATAAAGGAAGCTATATGAGCTTCAGCAAAGTTCTGGATGAAATAAAAGCGAATCTTTAA
- the ybgF gene encoding tol-pal system protein YbgF → MKSFISKLALIALVMILSSSLMISKSVYGRITSQEKTPVGSQNPVAIPVPGNPPIYPAYPPTEPPPGYPQNYPQPDQPPLDFRPNRPPMDIRQIPGGPPDYGPSMGYAYPYAYPPYPQEPGSGPYGPYYPGLNDPYNRDYEVPPLPGQPWDYYSPNTPFNAPPPEPYGLSPQQLYSEAMGYFNRGDYTQAAIKFEQLAYGYPTSDLADNAYYWAGEAYYAQKDYYRAIQSFQQVLDRYPNGNKVPDAYLKLGYAYAELRQYDKARATLNEVIRRYGRIDRIRTKANKKLSEISRL, encoded by the coding sequence GTGAAATCCTTTATTTCAAAGCTGGCTTTAATTGCTTTGGTGATGATCCTAAGTAGCAGTTTAATGATTTCTAAATCGGTCTACGGCCGAATTACCAGCCAGGAGAAAACTCCGGTAGGAAGTCAAAACCCGGTGGCAATTCCTGTTCCCGGTAATCCTCCCATTTATCCGGCTTATCCCCCCACAGAGCCACCTCCCGGTTACCCCCAAAATTACCCTCAACCAGATCAGCCTCCCTTAGATTTTAGACCGAACCGACCTCCTATGGACATCCGGCAGATTCCAGGTGGACCTCCCGATTACGGTCCTTCAATGGGTTATGCCTATCCCTATGCCTATCCACCTTATCCTCAAGAACCGGGATCCGGCCCATACGGACCTTATTACCCCGGCTTAAATGATCCCTATAACCGGGATTACGAGGTTCCCCCTCTTCCCGGTCAACCCTGGGATTATTATTCACCGAATACCCCCTTCAATGCTCCTCCACCGGAACCTTATGGACTGTCTCCTCAGCAACTTTATAGTGAAGCCATGGGGTATTTTAACCGAGGAGACTATACTCAGGCAGCCATAAAATTTGAACAACTGGCCTATGGGTATCCTACCAGTGATCTTGCAGATAATGCGTATTACTGGGCCGGTGAAGCTTACTATGCACAAAAAGACTATTACCGGGCTATTCAATCCTTCCAGCAGGTTCTGGATCGCTACCCCAATGGAAATAAAGTTCCAGATGCTTATCTGAAGTTGGGCTATGCTTACGCAGAGTTGAGACAGTATGATAAAGCTCGAGCTACACTCAATGAGGTAATCCGACGCTACGGACGTATCGATAGGATTCGCACTAAAGCCAATAAGAAGTTAAGTGAAATTAGTCGGCTGTAG
- a CDS encoding cytochrome c-type biogenesis protein CcmH, translating to MSLSVLRVLRDPFWGKKDFLTYSLLVSGFLLFQIFFPAQPVRALTMEEVAREIMSPACPGQLLIDCPSGEGGQLRELIRQKIAQGETKEQIIQYFVDVYGENILAAPPKKGFFLTLWYLPYLILLNGIGVIALISLIWVRRKKSSTSLPVHPSSSTEETKYLDRVEKELNEFKY from the coding sequence ATGAGTTTATCTGTTTTACGAGTCCTCAGGGATCCCTTTTGGGGAAAAAAGGATTTTTTAACCTATAGCCTTCTGGTATCCGGGTTTCTTCTCTTCCAGATTTTCTTTCCTGCCCAACCCGTTCGGGCTTTAACCATGGAGGAGGTCGCCCGTGAAATTATGAGCCCTGCCTGTCCGGGCCAATTGCTCATCGACTGTCCTTCCGGAGAAGGAGGTCAGCTACGAGAATTAATCCGTCAAAAAATTGCCCAGGGTGAAACGAAAGAACAGATTATTCAATATTTTGTAGACGTTTATGGAGAAAATATCCTTGCCGCACCACCCAAGAAAGGCTTTTTCTTAACCCTCTGGTATTTGCCTTATCTCATCCTTCTAAATGGAATAGGAGTTATAGCTCTGATCAGTCTCATCTGGGTAAGACGAAAGAAAAGTTCCACTAGCCTACCTGTTCATCCCTCCTCTTCCACCGAAGAAACTAAGTACCTGGACCGGGTCGAAAAGGAATTAAACGAATTTAAATATTAA
- a CDS encoding Fe-Mn family superoxide dismutase, protein MTYEAKNFDHLLGTPGFSDQLLKNHFTLYQGYVTNTNKLLSTLTQLHKEGKAGTPEYAELKRRFGWEFNGMRLHEYYFGNMAKGGNPLDKGSPFSQKLTQEYGSYENWESDFKATGTMRGIGWAVLYLDPIANRLFNTWINEHDVGHLGGGIPLLIMDVFEHAFMIDYGLKRADYIEAFFRAIDWGAVVRRFSKAPQITL, encoded by the coding sequence ATGACTTACGAAGCAAAAAACTTTGATCATTTATTAGGTACTCCAGGTTTTAGCGATCAGCTCTTAAAAAATCACTTTACCCTTTACCAGGGTTATGTCACCAATACCAACAAATTGCTGAGTACTCTGACCCAGTTACATAAAGAAGGAAAAGCCGGAACGCCGGAATATGCCGAATTAAAACGTAGATTTGGATGGGAATTTAACGGCATGCGTCTGCACGAATATTATTTCGGTAATATGGCAAAGGGTGGAAACCCTCTAGATAAAGGTTCACCCTTTTCTCAGAAATTGACCCAAGAATATGGCTCCTATGAAAATTGGGAAAGTGATTTTAAAGCCACCGGTACCATGCGCGGCATTGGATGGGCCGTTCTTTATCTTGATCCCATTGCCAATCGGCTTTTCAATACCTGGATTAATGAACATGATGTGGGACATCTTGGAGGTGGTATTCCCCTTCTTATTATGGATGTCTTTGAACATGCTTTTATGATTGATTATGGATTGAAGCGTGCAGATTATATTGAGGCATTTTTCAGGGCCATCGACTGGGGAGCCGTAGTAAGAAGGTTTAGTAAAGCCCCCCAAATAACTTTATAA
- a CDS encoding acetyl-CoA acetyltransferase, with amino-acid sequence MGIANQVAIIGTGLCKFGENFEMGYTDMLVEACLEAFQDAGIEPKQIQAAWLGTYLPFSWGFEGVAGTAVAEPLNLYPIPVVRVSNYCCTGMEAVRNAALAVAAGEYDLVLAVGVEKMREVPPRGSLVAQHVERGHPLYAKGRTAPGMFALLATRYLEEYGIGEEYLAKVAVKNHYHGSLNPKAHFQKEITEDMVRKAPRIAEPLGLLDCCPTTDGAAAVILTRIDLAPQFTRDYVVIQGVGTAVTGGYYTAQFDPTFSFTGFRSTREAAAIAYKQAGIQNPMREIDVVQCHDCFTITEIINYEDLGFCEKGKGWQLIRDGVTRLDGELPVNTDGGLKACGHPVGASGVRMIAHICDQLRGRAGKMQVKNARRGLAHTLGGPGSISTVFVLGRD; translated from the coding sequence ATGGGCATTGCAAATCAAGTAGCCATTATTGGAACCGGCCTGTGCAAGTTTGGAGAGAACTTCGAGATGGGGTATACCGATATGCTGGTAGAAGCCTGTCTTGAAGCTTTCCAGGACGCCGGAATTGAACCCAAACAGATTCAGGCAGCCTGGTTAGGGACTTACCTTCCTTTTTCTTGGGGATTTGAAGGAGTTGCTGGAACTGCGGTTGCCGAACCCCTTAACCTGTATCCCATCCCCGTTGTTCGAGTTTCCAACTATTGCTGTACAGGTATGGAAGCCGTACGAAATGCCGCCTTAGCCGTTGCAGCGGGTGAATATGATTTGGTTCTGGCTGTAGGGGTCGAAAAGATGCGCGAAGTTCCACCCCGAGGAAGCCTGGTTGCCCAGCATGTAGAACGCGGACATCCCCTGTACGCCAAGGGGCGTACGGCACCTGGAATGTTTGCCCTGCTGGCCACCCGGTACTTGGAAGAGTATGGGATTGGAGAAGAGTATCTGGCTAAGGTGGCCGTAAAAAATCACTATCACGGTAGCTTAAATCCCAAGGCCCATTTTCAAAAGGAGATTACCGAGGATATGGTACGAAAAGCCCCTCGGATAGCCGAGCCTTTGGGACTTCTGGATTGTTGTCCTACAACCGACGGAGCTGCCGCTGTTATTTTAACCCGTATTGATTTAGCTCCTCAATTTACCAGGGATTATGTGGTGATTCAGGGTGTTGGAACCGCCGTAACAGGCGGCTACTATACCGCCCAATTCGACCCTACCTTTTCTTTTACTGGCTTTCGATCGACCCGGGAAGCTGCGGCTATTGCTTACAAACAGGCTGGCATCCAAAATCCGATGCGGGAAATCGATGTGGTTCAATGTCACGATTGTTTCACCATTACCGAAATCATCAATTATGAAGACCTGGGTTTCTGTGAAAAGGGTAAAGGCTGGCAGCTTATTCGAGACGGGGTTACCCGACTGGATGGGGAACTCCCGGTCAACACCGATGGTGGCTTAAAGGCTTGCGGTCACCCGGTAGGCGCTTCGGGAGTCCGTATGATTGCCCACATCTGCGACCAACTACGAGGTCGAGCCGGGAAAATGCAGGTGAAAAACGCCCGCCGAGGTCTGGCTCACACCTTGGGGGGACCTGGGTCTATCTCTACGGTATTCGTGCTAGGACGGGATTAA
- a CDS encoding DUF29 domain-containing protein has protein sequence MEKIVKDYEKDFYAWLMKNAELIRQGKFSEVDTENVAEELEAMGRSEKQELMNRLTLLLVYLLKWQFQPVRRSKSGKNTIITQRLDIQELLNESPSLRQELEQGIEIAYQKAKLKAEDETGIDLRHFPIKCPFSFEQILDDNFFPEQE, from the coding sequence ATGGAAAAAATTGTTAAGGATTATGAGAAAGACTTTTATGCCTGGTTGATGAAAAATGCAGAATTAATTCGTCAAGGAAAATTTTCAGAAGTTGATACGGAAAACGTAGCAGAGGAACTGGAGGCTATGGGTAGAAGTGAAAAGCAAGAGTTAATGAACCGGTTGACCCTTTTACTCGTTTATCTTTTAAAGTGGCAATTCCAACCCGTAAGACGTTCAAAAAGTGGGAAAAATACTATAATTACTCAACGCCTGGATATACAGGAATTGCTGAACGAAAGTCCTAGCCTTCGTCAGGAACTTGAGCAGGGAATCGAGATAGCTTATCAAAAAGCTAAGTTGAAAGCTGAAGATGAGACAGGTATTGACCTGAGGCACTTTCCAATAAAGTGCCCCTTTTCTTTCGAACAAATATTAGATGATAATTTTTTCCCCGAACAAGAATGA
- a CDS encoding thermonuclease family protein: protein MSILKKYFNRYIAVFLLLALLLRSWYFLKPKAEILFKEVVELRSGNIFPDPPPEPEKVTLRPNPVPWNFRREFATIVKVKDGDTVETDRGETIRYIGVDTPEIYRFNGKDWQPMWECYSFEAETKNAEWVQGQKVFLESDREDHDKYGRLLRYVFVKRGRHWIFVNEYLLRQGYGRYYDPKSYLPKYARLLQEAEREAKLNKRGLWGACYNSRGLERTIKGDITQSGEKRYFIPSCLRYGETIVDTLSGERWFSTEREARIAGWRKARECP from the coding sequence TTGTCAATTCTAAAAAAATATTTTAACAGATATATCGCTGTTTTTCTCCTCCTTGCTTTACTTCTAAGATCCTGGTATTTTCTAAAACCCAAGGCCGAAATCCTATTCAAAGAGGTCGTAGAGCTGAGAAGTGGAAATATCTTTCCAGATCCTCCTCCGGAGCCGGAGAAGGTTACTCTCAGACCCAACCCGGTTCCCTGGAATTTTCGTCGAGAATTCGCAACCATTGTAAAGGTAAAAGATGGGGATACAGTAGAAACCGATCGGGGGGAAACAATTCGGTATATCGGAGTGGATACTCCGGAAATATACCGGTTTAATGGAAAAGACTGGCAACCGATGTGGGAATGTTATAGCTTTGAGGCCGAAACAAAAAATGCAGAATGGGTCCAGGGTCAAAAAGTCTTTCTGGAATCAGACCGGGAAGACCACGATAAATACGGACGACTCCTCCGCTATGTCTTTGTAAAAAGAGGAAGACATTGGATATTTGTTAATGAGTATTTACTCAGGCAAGGATATGGAAGATACTATGATCCTAAAAGTTATCTTCCGAAATATGCCAGACTCTTGCAAGAAGCCGAGAGGGAAGCTAAATTAAATAAAAGGGGATTGTGGGGAGCCTGTTATAATTCAAGGGGTCTGGAGCGGACCATTAAGGGGGACATTACCCAATCTGGAGAGAAACGATATTTTATCCCTTCCTGTTTAAGGTATGGAGAAACTATCGTTGATACGCTGTCCGGCGAGCGATGGTTTTCGACAGAAAGGGAAGCCCGTATAGCCGGATGGAGAAAAGCTAGAGAATGCCCATGA
- a CDS encoding PLP-dependent aminotransferase family protein produces the protein MKWTEKYSKRMERVAPSAIMEILKVVTQSQFINFASGLPDAELFPLEELQKLCNEVFQEEGKIALQYSAAEGYPALRSFIAERLTRQGERTSADNVLITHGSQQGLDLAARILLDPGDKIIIENPSYLAGLQIFDSYQAEYLPVSMDGEGMIVDQVEELLKTQTPKMIYTLPNFQNPTGITLSLNRREKLVALAERYNVPILEDNAYGDLRYEGDSLPSLRAFKGGHVVISTGTFSKTIAPGIRVGWIAAEKELMDRIAQVKQITDLHTNTFWQRVVYRYCINGQLEPQIQRLCKAYKKKRDILLQCLEHYFPREVSWTHPEGGMFLLLTLPDSLHAEDLLKVAMEEKKVAFVPGRTFFPRGDGHNTLRLNFVSPKPEEIEEGVQRLAEIIRSSWTFEGGFHKGLFGV, from the coding sequence ATGAAATGGACCGAAAAATATTCAAAGCGAATGGAACGGGTTGCGCCTTCAGCTATTATGGAAATCTTAAAGGTAGTGACACAGTCTCAGTTTATTAATTTTGCCAGTGGGTTGCCGGATGCCGAACTCTTTCCCCTGGAAGAATTACAGAAATTATGTAATGAGGTTTTTCAAGAGGAAGGCAAAATAGCTTTACAGTACAGTGCAGCGGAGGGGTACCCCGCTTTAAGGAGCTTTATTGCCGAGAGGTTAACCCGACAGGGTGAGAGGACTTCCGCCGATAATGTGCTCATTACCCATGGCTCTCAGCAGGGTCTGGATTTAGCCGCCCGAATTCTCCTAGACCCTGGCGATAAAATTATCATCGAAAACCCCTCCTACCTTGCAGGACTCCAGATTTTTGATAGCTATCAAGCCGAGTATCTCCCAGTTTCTATGGATGGGGAAGGTATGATAGTGGATCAGGTGGAAGAACTTCTAAAAACCCAGACCCCGAAAATGATTTATACCCTTCCTAACTTTCAGAATCCGACGGGAATAACTCTTTCCTTAAACCGACGGGAAAAGCTGGTTGCTCTGGCCGAGCGCTATAACGTTCCTATTCTGGAGGATAATGCCTATGGAGATTTACGCTATGAGGGAGATTCTTTACCTTCCCTGAGAGCCTTTAAAGGGGGACACGTAGTTATCTCAACGGGAACTTTCTCAAAAACCATTGCTCCGGGAATTCGCGTGGGGTGGATTGCAGCGGAAAAGGAACTCATGGACCGAATAGCCCAGGTAAAGCAGATTACCGATTTACATACTAATACTTTCTGGCAGCGGGTGGTATATCGTTATTGTATCAATGGCCAGTTGGAACCCCAGATTCAGCGGCTCTGTAAAGCTTACAAGAAAAAGCGGGATATCCTCCTGCAATGCCTGGAACACTACTTTCCCCGGGAAGTCAGTTGGACTCACCCGGAAGGCGGTATGTTTCTCCTTTTAACACTTCCGGATTCCCTGCATGCTGAGGACCTGTTAAAAGTTGCCATGGAAGAAAAAAAGGTCGCTTTTGTTCCAGGTCGAACCTTCTTTCCCCGGGGGGATGGTCACAATACCCTTCGATTGAATTTTGTAAGTCCCAAACCTGAAGAAATTGAGGAAGGCGTGCAAAGGTTAGCGGAAATCATCCGGAGTTCCTGGACCTTTGAAGGGGGCTTTCATAAAGGGCTTTTTGGAGTCTAA